GCAGTTCTTCGTTGACACTATGCAGTTCCTCGTTGGTGCTTTGCAGTTCTTCGTTTGATGCGACAAGCTCTTCATTAGTTGATTGCAGTTCTTCGTTACTGGTTTCCAACTCCTCAACAGTTGCCTGTAAGGTTTCGCGTGTATAATTCAATTCTTTTTCCAACAGGCTGATATGTTCTACAGTTTGGCCATGGGAATCAAAAGATTCTTGATCACTTTCTGAAATCTGAGGAAGATTCATTTCTTCAAGACAAATCAGAAACATCTTTTCCATAGCTCGTTTGAAGAGTTCGACTGTAATCCGAAATTGCATTTCACCATTCTGAGTTATCGTGCGAACACCAGTAAATACGATCGGACCTTCTTCATTGGCGGCTTTGTGCAATCCTGCATTCAATGCGACACGCAAATCTCCCTCTACCATTTTTGTGATGTCAAGGGTCGCTTTTCCTTCAGGTTGTAATAATAGATGGCGTGATTCCCCAAAAGTGTGAACGAGTTCGTGGTGCTCATTTACTAGTAAACTAGTCGGTACATATCGATTTAATAATTCATTATATGCTTCAGGAACAAACCAGTTCTTTTCAGGACGTGTTGCGGTAGAGACAAATGAAGGCCGTGAATGTACAACAGATGATAGACCTGGAGGGCCTGCAAGTCCTACAGGGTCTGGATGGGAAAGACGTACATTTCTAAGCTTGCGCAAAATTTTCCACTTACGATCTACTTCGTCGAATTCCTTATCTAATTCACCAATCGATTCACTAGGACCCAGAAATAAAGTTCCTCCAACTTTTAAGCCGAAGTGAAAGAGTGAGAGAACTTTTTTTTGCACTGCCGAATCCAAATAGATTAAAACATTACGGCATGACAGCAAGTCTATGCGAGTAAAGGGGGGATCACGTGTGATATCATGCGGAGCAAAAATGACTAATTTTCTTAAATCGCGTGTGACATGAAATAGTTCACCCACTTTTTGGAAATATCGTTCCCTAAATTCTTCCGGAACACCAAGAACTGCCTCTCTTGAATAGACTCCTGTGCTGGCCAGTTCCAAGGAAGTTCGATGGACGTCGGTTGCGAAGACTTTGAGATCGGCGTCACTTCCAATTGTTCTGATACAGTCGTCAAATAACATTGCCAGGGAATAAGCTTCTTCTCCTGTTGCGCATCCAGTAACCCAGACACGAATTTCGCTACGTGTATTCGTTGCTTTGACAATTTCTGGGATAACTTCTTTTTTTAGTTTCTCAAAAGCTTCCTGATCACGGAAAAATTGTGTGACTTCTACGAGTAGATCTCGATAAAGTACATCTAATTCATGAGGGTCTTCTTGAAGTCGTTTTAAATACTCAGCCAGGGTAGGGGTATTGGTAAGTTGAACCCTTCGGTCCAGTCGACGAGTAATGGTACTAGCTTTGTAATAAGAAAAGTCAATTCCGTACTGTTGGCGAAACATACGAAAAATGGCTGTCGTTTCCGCATCTCGTCCAAAGACAATGTCTTGATTTCCATCTCCACGTGGAAATGCAGTTGGATTCGTGATGTATCTGGTAATCCACTCGGGCATCGCCTCTGGACGCGCAACCACATCGACTGTTCCAGTTGCACTTGCACTGCGGGGCATACCATCAAATCCGGCAGAATCAATATCCTGGACGATGACAATTCCACCTGATTCATGGATTTCTTCGACTCCACAAGCACCGTCACTACCAGTCCCTGACATGACAATTGCAATTGAGCGATCGCCTGCATCTTGAGCCAGTGATTGAAAAAATATATCAATGGGTAGGTTTAGGGCACCATCAGTTTTCTGGTCGGTAAGTAGTAGCTTTCCATCAGACAAAATCATGTTCTTACGTGGGGGAATCAGATAGATTGCATTGGCTTCGACCGCCATCCCATGTTCAACCTTGTGGATTACCATTGTCGTATGTCGCGACAGCAGGTTATCCATTTTACTTTCATAATCTGGAGAAAGGTGCTGGACAATCACAAATGCCAACCTCGAATTTGAGGGGATATTATCGAAAAATTTCGTTAGAGGATCTAAACCACCTGCAGAAGCTCCAATTCCTACTATGAAGCTGGGAGACGTTGTAGAGGAAATCGAGTCGCTTTCAAGTTTCAAATTTTCAGCCATTGAATCGCCTTGTTTCTTTAGTAAAACGTGATATCAGTTTGCTGGTAGTTTAAAAAAGAATGTGCTTCCTTTGTCATGCGTTGATTCGACCCAAATCCAGCCATTGTGTCTTTCGACAATCCGTCTGGCAATGGCGAGGCCAAGACCAAGGCCTTCAACCTCCTGTTTAAATCGAAGTCGCTGAAAGATGACAAATATCCGCTCAAAATGACGTTTCTCGATACCAATTCCGTTGTCATGTACTGCGATTTTCCAGAAATTACCTTCATGTTTGGCATCGACATGTATAACAGGAGGAGATTTCGCTCTAAATCGAATTGCATTATCTATCAGATTAAACAGTAGTTGCTTAATTTGATCCCAGTCTCCGATTAAATCAGGCATTTCATCATAGGTGATTGTGGCATCATTAGTGACAACCTCTTGTTCAAGCTCACTGACGACTTCATTCATGATTTGATCGAGATTGACGTTAGAAAAGGGTTTACCACGCGAATAAACTCTCGAAAAAGTGAGTAAACCGTCTATCATATCTCTCAGTCGCTGTGCGCCGTTTTCCACAACGGTAAGGGTTTTTTGAGTTGTGGCAGGAAGCTGATCCTCGAATTCGTCTTGTAATATTCTGCAGTGAGAACTGATATGACGCAAAGGAGTGCCCAGATCGTGTGAGACTGCATAAGCGAAATCTTGCAGTTCTTTTTGACTGATTGCTAGCTCTTCTTCAACTTGTTCTAGTTGTCTTGTTGCTTGCCTGATAATTGTGATATCGTCATATGTTAAAACAACTCCTTGAATTTCTCCTGTTCCAGAACGATAAGGTTGAATTCGTTGAAGATATGTTTTCCCCTCATTACTCTTAACCTCACTTTCAACCATGATCTCTTCTTCAAGTACAGAACGAATGCTTTCCATTAAATTCGGAGTCTCAAGATTGTAAGCAATATGCTCAATGGGGCGTCCCACATCTTGCTCAAGAACATGGAATGCACTCGAAATCGAAGGAGTGAACCGGCGAATACGTAAGTCACGATCAAGAAAGATTGTGCCAATGTTACTACTCATCATTAAGTTGCTAAGGTCATTGTTAGCCAGAGTCAACTCACCAATCTTTCGTTGATGTTCTGTGTTGACAGTGTAGAGTTCCTCGTTGACGCTATGTAGCTCCTCGTTTGTGCTTTGTAGTTCTTCATTTGAGGCGATGAGTTCCTCATTTGTTGATTGAAGTTCTTCATTGCTCGTTTCAAGCTCTTCCACTGTTGCTTGAAGTGATTGTCGAGAGTAATCTAGCTCTCGTTCCAGTTCGACGATACGTTGGACTGTGCCTTCGTCTGATTCAAAGGTGATTTGATCATCAACGGCAATGGCAGGATGCGTCGGTCGATCAAGTTGTTCAAAGCAGACCATCAATAAAGCGCGTGAGCCTCGAGTCCATGGCTCTACCACAATGTTGTATGAGTAATCTCCAGACTTTATATCGGTAAATGCAATATTTTTCTTTTCGCGCTTTGCACGGTGCAATGCAGCGTTGACAGCACTACGTAAATCACCCTCAAGTAAGTTGATCACATTTAAAGTTGGTGGTCCTTCTGGTTGAACCAACAGCTTACGTGCTTCACCAAAAGAATGAACGATTTCATCAAATTCATTAATCAAGAGGCTTGGCGGAACATACTTTCCAAGTAAGTCTTCATAAGCCAATTGCCGCAACCAACCATCGTCTTCTCTGTTATTGGAAAGAGTTTTATTACTGACGATGTTCATAGTGGGGGGGCTCATTGTGACCTGTGCCATTTCTGGCAGGCGTACGTCACGAAGCTTGCGATAAAAACGCCAGTGTTGATTCAACACACTAAACTCATTTGCAAACCCACCAACCGTTTCACTCGGACCTAGAAACAAGACACCGTCTGAAGTGAGAGCAAAGTGGAACAGGGCAAGTACACGTTTTTGAACCTCAGGCTCTAAATAAATCAATAAATTTCGACAACTGACCAAACTAATCCGAGTGAAGGGAGGATCGGTAGTAATGTCGTGTCTCGCGAAGACGACCATTTGACGAATTTCTTGCGCGATTGAGCAATGCTCATCACTAATCTCAGTGAAAAAGCGGCGCATGTTTTCTGGTAACTTGGTAAGATCCTGGCGAGAGAATATCGCTTCACTAGCGGACTCCAGAGAGGCTTGGTGGACATCGCTGGCAAAAATTTTAACACGAGGATTTCTTCCTGTTTGTTCGGCGCAATCTCGGAATACCATCGCAATTGAAAATGCTTCTTCTCCGGTAGCACAGCCAGGTACCCAGACTCGAATTTCTTCGTCCGGGCTTGCATTTTCAATGAGTTTAGAAATGACTTCATCTTGCAGGTATTCAAATGCCTCAGGATCTCGAAAGAACTCGGTGACCTCAACTAATAAGTCATGATAGAGTAAGTCAAATTCCTGACTGTCTTTTTCAACAAGTTCAAGATAATCTTTGAGATTTGAAGTTTGCGAAAGTTCAATTCGTCTTTGAAGTCTTCGATTGATTGTTGTGGGTTTATACATAGAGAAGTCGACACCATATTTCTGACGAAACAGGTGGAACAACCGTTGTTGACCACTTAACTCAGCAATGGGAGGTCCGGGTTCAACTTGACCGCGTTCGAAAGTATCAGGGGATTTTGTGAATTGGCAAATCAATTCTGGCATTCGCTCGGGACAACAGACAATATCAGCGAGTCCGGTTGCTGTTGCGCTCCGAGGCATACCATCAAAACTTGCTGTACCCAGGTCTTGTACGACAACGAGTCCTCCTACTTCATTGATAAAAGGTATCCCGCGAGATCCATCACTGCCAGTCCCTGATAATATTACACCTATCGCTTTATTTCCAAAATCTGTGGCTAGCGATTCTAAGAAAATGTCGATAGGAAGATTCACACCACGATTAGGATTCTGCTCTATGAGATTTAGACAACCTCCAGACAAAACCATATTTTTGCGGGGGGGCAATAAATAAATGTTGTTAGATTCTACTTTGACTCCATCTTCTACCGGATGAATTAGCATTTTTGTGTGCCGTGCTAGTAATTCATCCATCAAACTTTTATAGTCGGGAGACAAATGCTGTACGACAACAAATGCCATACCTGTATTCTTCGGCATGTTGTCGAAGAATCGTTCAATAGCATCCAGACCACCTGCTGATGCACCTATTCCTACGATAAATGTAGGAGTTGAATGGTCTGTTTTTTGAAAAGTATCGTCCAAAGGGTTTTCAAACTGTGTGTCCGACACGAAGCAACCTCCTTGAAAGATATTTAAAGTAATCCAAAATCTCTTGAGTAAGAAAATGAAGAATAAAGCTGAATAGTAAACAGTTAAATTAGCATTAAAACTACTGACAGCAATGCTAGAAATATGAATTTAAAAGAATTGTGTCATCGAAGGTTTAATAGTTTAAAGTAAACCGATCATCTTGTAGGCAATATCCCTCCTAAAAGCTCGTTTTTATTATTTCCCTTTAGAATGAATCAAGTATTACAACCACAAGAATGTTCCTTAGGAAATAATTAACTAAGAGAAAGGCAAGCTTACTTGCTAAAGCAAGGAAATAAGGATCTCTAGTGGATGTTTTATGGTTCGAGTTTCTGATACTTTCTACAAATATGTTATTTGATCTGACCTTGCCACCAACCTTTAGCCAGTTGGAATGTTAGAAATCCAAGGTAAATCATCCTCGGCGCGCCGAGGATGATTTTTTCGCAAACTCCACTGGGGTTTGATTTCCCAGTGAGCTGTATGGACGGTTTTGGTTGTAGTCCACATCCGCCACTGGTCATCTTGTTCTTGAGAATTTATCATGCTAAAAGCTAATACTGGTTTAAACTTCCTGGCGAACTCATCCGTTGAACGATTCAATATACGCATTATCTGTCGGTTTTCCAAGCTGACTGAAATCCATAATCCCCCGCTGGTTTCAATTGGCGGGTTTTTCTTTTTGCTCACATTCTTAAACAGACGGCACAGCGATCAGGAATCATTTTACGAAACGTCTCTGCTCGCGGTCTTTGCATTGTACTCCCTCGTCAAGGTTGTTTGCTGCGCAACTCCACCTGGACTTCGGGAAGCAGCAGGAAGTACCGGCGAGCAGATGTCGGTATTTTTATCTCTTATCAATCTGTTTTATTTTCTTTCCCCTTTTTTATGATGAAAACCGTTCCACTTCCCGTGGCACCACGGAATGCGTCTCCCGTTTCTCACCTCACAAGTATCCATGCTGTCGCCCCGCGTGGCC
The Gimesia aquarii DNA segment above includes these coding regions:
- a CDS encoding chemotaxis protein CheB — protein: MAENLKLESDSISSTTSPSFIVGIGASAGGLDPLTKFFDNIPSNSRLAFVIVQHLSPDYESKMDNLLSRHTTMVIHKVEHGMAVEANAIYLIPPRKNMILSDGKLLLTDQKTDGALNLPIDIFFQSLAQDAGDRSIAIVMSGTGSDGACGVEEIHESGGIVIVQDIDSAGFDGMPRSASATGTVDVVARPEAMPEWITRYITNPTAFPRGDGNQDIVFGRDAETTAIFRMFRQQYGIDFSYYKASTITRRLDRRVQLTNTPTLAEYLKRLQEDPHELDVLYRDLLVEVTQFFRDQEAFEKLKKEVIPEIVKATNTRSEIRVWVTGCATGEEAYSLAMLFDDCIRTIGSDADLKVFATDVHRTSLELASTGVYSREAVLGVPEEFRERYFQKVGELFHVTRDLRKLVIFAPHDITRDPPFTRIDLLSCRNVLIYLDSAVQKKVLSLFHFGLKVGGTLFLGPSESIGELDKEFDEVDRKWKILRKLRNVRLSHPDPVGLAGPPGLSSVVHSRPSFVSTATRPEKNWFVPEAYNELLNRYVPTSLLVNEHHELVHTFGESRHLLLQPEGKATLDITKMVEGDLRVALNAGLHKAANEEGPIVFTGVRTITQNGEMQFRITVELFKRAMEKMFLICLEEMNLPQISESDQESFDSHGQTVEHISLLEKELNYTRETLQATVEELETSNEELQSTNEELVASNEELQSTNEELHSVNEELHSVSAEHQRKIAELTMLAKDMDTLLNSTEIGIVFLDVDLKIRLFTKPLSKTFHIMEQDIGRPIEHIAHKFIGLNLQDFISQATDENGDQRLEVKTHEGETYQLQYHTRDINKQDDGHVLTFVAGG
- a CDS encoding chemotaxis protein CheB, which produces MSDTQFENPLDDTFQKTDHSTPTFIVGIGASAGGLDAIERFFDNMPKNTGMAFVVVQHLSPDYKSLMDELLARHTKMLIHPVEDGVKVESNNIYLLPPRKNMVLSGGCLNLIEQNPNRGVNLPIDIFLESLATDFGNKAIGVILSGTGSDGSRGIPFINEVGGLVVVQDLGTASFDGMPRSATATGLADIVCCPERMPELICQFTKSPDTFERGQVEPGPPIAELSGQQRLFHLFRQKYGVDFSMYKPTTINRRLQRRIELSQTSNLKDYLELVEKDSQEFDLLYHDLLVEVTEFFRDPEAFEYLQDEVISKLIENASPDEEIRVWVPGCATGEEAFSIAMVFRDCAEQTGRNPRVKIFASDVHQASLESASEAIFSRQDLTKLPENMRRFFTEISDEHCSIAQEIRQMVVFARHDITTDPPFTRISLVSCRNLLIYLEPEVQKRVLALFHFALTSDGVLFLGPSETVGGFANEFSVLNQHWRFYRKLRDVRLPEMAQVTMSPPTMNIVSNKTLSNNREDDGWLRQLAYEDLLGKYVPPSLLINEFDEIVHSFGEARKLLVQPEGPPTLNVINLLEGDLRSAVNAALHRAKREKKNIAFTDIKSGDYSYNIVVEPWTRGSRALLMVCFEQLDRPTHPAIAVDDQITFESDEGTVQRIVELERELDYSRQSLQATVEELETSNEELQSTNEELIASNEELQSTNEELHSVNEELYTVNTEHQRKIGELTLANNDLSNLMMSSNIGTIFLDRDLRIRRFTPSISSAFHVLEQDVGRPIEHIAYNLETPNLMESIRSVLEEEIMVESEVKSNEGKTYLQRIQPYRSGTGEIQGVVLTYDDITIIRQATRQLEQVEEELAISQKELQDFAYAVSHDLGTPLRHISSHCRILQDEFEDQLPATTQKTLTVVENGAQRLRDMIDGLLTFSRVYSRGKPFSNVNLDQIMNEVVSELEQEVVTNDATITYDEMPDLIGDWDQIKQLLFNLIDNAIRFRAKSPPVIHVDAKHEGNFWKIAVHDNGIGIEKRHFERIFVIFQRLRFKQEVEGLGLGLAIARRIVERHNGWIWVESTHDKGSTFFFKLPAN